One genomic region from Oncorhynchus keta strain PuntledgeMale-10-30-2019 chromosome 33, Oket_V2, whole genome shotgun sequence encodes:
- the LOC118365968 gene encoding LOW QUALITY PROTEIN: endoplasmin-like (The sequence of the model RefSeq protein was modified relative to this genomic sequence to represent the inferred CDS: substituted 1 base at 1 genomic stop codon), with the protein HASSARSRKKLVRKKLVRKTLNMIKKITEEHNEKFWKEFGTNIKLGVIEDHSNRTRLAKLLRFQTSNSDTVLASLEQYVERMKEKQDKIYFLAGTSRQEAESSPFVEKLLNRGYEVVYLTEPVDEYCIQALPEFDGKHFQNVAKAGYNFKNEGVKFDESDNTKEKREALEKEYEPLTTXMKDSALKDKIEKAVLSQRLSNSPCALVASQYGWSGNMERIIKAQAYQTGKDISTNYYASQKKTLEILTKHPLIKEMLKRIHDNAEDQTASDLAVVLVETATLRSGYQLADTKAYGDRIERMLRLSMNVDLNGEGATGRYEL; encoded by the exons CATGCCTCTTCGGCCAGGTCAAGAAAGAAGCTGGTTCGCAAGAAGCTGGTGCGCAAGACCCTGAACATGATCAAGAAGATCACAGAGGAGCACAACGAGAAGTTCTGGAAGGAGTTTGGCACCAACATCAAGCTGGGTGTCATCGAGGACCACTCCAACCGGACCCGTCTGGCCAAGCTGCTGCGTTTCCAGACCTCCAACAGCGACACGGTGCTGGCCAGCCTGGAACAGTACGTAGAAAGGATGAAGGAGAAGCAGGATAAGATCTACTTCCTGGCTGGGACCAGCAGACAAGAG GCCGAGTCGTCTCCCTTTGTGGAGAAGCTGTTGAACAGGGGTTATGAGGTCGTCTACCTGACAGAGCCTGTGGATGAGTACTGTATCCAGGCCCTACCGGAGTTCGACGGCAAGCACTTCCAGAACGTGGccaaggcagg gtACAATTTTAAAAATGAGGGTGTCAAGTTTGACGAGAGCGACAACACCAAGGAGAAGAGGGAGGCCCTGGAGAAGGAGTATGAACCTCTCACAACCTAGATGAAGGACAGCGCCCTGAAGGACAAG ATCGAGAAGGCTGTGCTGTCCCAGAGGCTGAGCAACTCTCCCTGTGCCCTGGTAGCCAGCCAGTACGGCTGGTCCGGTAACATGGAAAGGATCATAAAGGCACAGGCCTACCAGACAGGAAAAGACATATCCACAAA TTATTATGCAAGCCAGAAGAAAACACTGGAGATCCTTACCAAACACCCTCTGATTAAAGAAATGTTGAAGAGAATACAT GATAATGCAGAGGACCAGACGGCCTCAGACCTGGCTGTAGTGCTGGTTGAGACGGCCACACTACGGTCAGGCTACCAGCTGGCTGACACCAAGGCCTATGGAGACAGGATAGAACGCATGCTCCGACTCAGCATGAACGTGGACCTCAATGGAGAG GGAGCCACAGGAAGGTATGAACTGTGA